The following proteins are encoded in a genomic region of Oncorhynchus masou masou isolate Uvic2021 chromosome 19, UVic_Omas_1.1, whole genome shotgun sequence:
- the rd3 gene encoding protein RD3, whose amino-acid sequence MASWFSWSSEPDYRSPRRDPSDVVMDTLMLELNWQLKEAERMQRERDSEYRRLQTGVDYSWLVNTPRNTYGVSPGEKLGLEDLCSKVHPSYCGAVILRFRQLVTENEPEVQEVPALFRTVVLEALDRMREEQEAQRLSRQWNNKRAMSMSLMNFKSRVKINPFGSTLGLTSTGGGGEGVCELKTVSEDVEKALEERADRSQRVWSMPNFRHKGLYTTKAV is encoded by the exons ATGGCCTCGTGGTTCAGTTGGAGCAGCGAGCCGGATTACCGGAGTCCTCGGCGGGACCCGTCTGACGTGGTCATGGACACCCTGATGCTGGAGCTCAACTGGCAGCTGAAGGAAGCCGAGAGGATGCAGCGTGAAAGGGACAGCGAGTACCGGCGCCTCCAGACTGGCGTGGACTACAGCTGGCTGGTCAACACGCCACGCAACACCTACGGCGTGTCACCTGGTGAGAAGCTGGGCCTGGAGGACCTGTGCTCCAAGGTGCATCCATCctactgtggagctgtcatactgAG GTTCCGCCAGTTGGTGACTGAGAACGAGCCGGAGGTGCAGGAGGTACCTGCCCTTTTCCGCACAGTCGTCCTCGAGGCCTTGGACCGCATGAGGGAGGAGCAGGAGGCGCAGCGGCTCTCGCGCCAGTGGAACAACAAACGGGCCATGAGCATGTCTCTCATGAACTTCAAGTCACGCGTCAAGATCAACCCCTTTGGCAGCACCTTGGGCCTGACCTcgactggagggggaggggagggtgtgtgcgAGCTGAAGACGGTGTCAGAAGACGTGGAGAAGGCGCTGGAGGAAAGGGCTGACAGGTCCCAGAGGGTGTGGAGCATGCCCAACTTCAGACATAAAGGGCTGTACACTACCAAGGCTGTCTGA